Below is a genomic region from Pectobacterium polaris.
TTGCGTTAAGTCGCGATAAAATATTTCCTTAACCAATAATTTTAGATTGGTTACGCCTCATCACACAATACTGCGTACTTCATGACCTTTTCTTGTCGATTCTTCACCCGTGCGATATCTCACCCCATAGCCTCGTTGATGCATCATATTGTATATTAACGCCTCATCGCCGCGGGTCGTTGCGGCGCTAACTCATATTTATCTCATCACGTTGCGCAGCGCTTCTCTCTGGGGGAACAGTGAATTATCCAATTGGGCAGATCAATCACAGCTATCTGGGTTCCAGCGTTTATACCATGCTGCGTGAGGCGTTAATTACCGGCCAACTCAAACCAGACGATCGCCTGAGAATACGGGAACTCGCCGCACAGGTTGGTACCAGCGTCACGCCGGTGCGAGATGCGATCCTGCAACTGGCGAAAGAACAGGCACTGGTGCTCAAAACGCCGCGCGATATCCGCGTCCCTCAATTGACCGAAGCCCAGTTTATAGAGATCCGCACACTGCGGCTGGCGCTGGAAGGCACGGGAGCCGAGCAGGCTGCCGCGCACATTACGCCAAAGATGCTGGAGCAGATTGAAGAGAATATTCGCCAGAATCGTCTGGCGATTGACGAGAAAAATCTACGCGAAGCGCTGCGGTTAAATAGCGAATTTCACCTGTTTCTGGCGCAGGCGGCACGTATGCCGCTGTTGACGCAGTTTATCGGTAGCCTGTGGATGCGCACCGGCCCGCTGATTGCGCAGGCCTATGCGCATTTTTCCGTGCAGATGGCGATTGAACATCACGAAGAGGTCTTCGTGGCGCTACAGCAGCACAATGCCAGCGCCGCTCGACAGGCCATCCAATCCGATATTCTGGACGGCAGCGAAACGATGCTGGCCTTTATTGCCATCGATCAATAGCGTGACGTGGCTCAACCGCGCTACGCCGCCATAAATCGTGGCAATAAACCGCGAATCAGTAGTCGGGTCTCTTTGGCCTGACTGATAAAGGCAGGCAGCAGCGCGGTAAAGCTCGGTTCATCCAACGATTCTGCGGTGTGCTGAGTGCACAAGCGCAGCGTCGCGTTCTCATCCAGCGCCAGCCAGCAGCCCTTCATCGCCGCCATTTCAAAGTTAAGCATCAGCATGAACTGATACACCGCCGTGCTGACCTCCCCCTGAAATCGCATCACATCGCTGTGCAATAGCAGCACGCCGCTGCTGGCGGGGACTTCCAACACCACCGCCTCCTGACCATCAGGTTCGCGTAGCGCACAGATGCCGTCCTGCAAGCCCAGTTGGGTACGGCTGAGCGCGCCGTAGTGGCGTAATAGCCGAGTAATATGCTGTTGTGTGGGTGTCATCCTGTTCTCCTGTAATCACCGCATGATATTTACGATTAGCTGTTTAGCTGCAAACCTTCCTGCTGGAGCTGCTGCAACGCGTTGGCGGTCGCGGGATTGGCTTTTGCAATCTCGCCGCTCAGTTTGTAACTTTGCGGCACGGTTTGATCCTGCCCGTAGCTAAAGCTGACGTTGCCGAGCAGTTTATTCATGCTGACGCCCGCGCTGCTTGACGCATTGATGATGACCGCCGGGGTATTGAATCCTTCGCTCTTTTTCACCGCTTTCGAGACTTCAATGCTGGCGAGACGCAAATTATTGCCGTCTTTAAACAGCGCGATGACGTCATCCTTGCCGTGCGTTTTGTTCTGAATGCCCTTCTCGATCTTTTCCCGCACGTCGTCTTTCAGCTCCAGAGTGACCGTCACCGACGCTCGGTCGTTATCCTGCAAGCGGCTCACGATATCCTTCAGCGCCGGATTGTCCGCAATCAGTTGATTGATGCGATCGGCATTGCTCGGCGGCAGCGAAGAGACCAAATGGTTACCGATCACCTGAAACAGCCCGTTTTCCGTCAGTTTGCTGAGGTTGGTGTAGGACGTCGTGTGCTTGACGCTATCCAGCGTTGCCCCGTCACGCTGTGCGACATCCTGCTGCACATTCAGCTTTTTCAAACTCATTAATCCCTGATGCTGATCGTCGGTGTTTGCCGGTTTATCCGCAAAATGCGCATTCAGTATGGCCAGTTGATCGCCCGGTTCCGCCATTCCTTTCACGCTGTCGATCAATAACTGACTGGCCGGATCGCTAAAGGCAGAAGCCAGTGTCTTGGTCAACGCATCAATGTCTTTTTTCTCCAGCGGTTCAGCCTTTTTCATACCCAAACTAATTGACTGATTAGTCCGCGAATCGGTCGCCACATTCACCCCAACGCTGGCCGCAGTGAAGAACGGGACGGTGCCATCCGGTGTCGTTCTGGCCGCCCCGGCACTGATAGTGGCATTGAGCCCCGCAGTGGCCTGATTCATGAAGCGCAGACGGTTGTCAGATTCCGCATAGGTTGTGGATTTCTCTCCTTGTGAAACGCTGGACGAACTCGTGGCAGACAGCACATTAGCGCTCGCCGTCACGCCAACCGATCCGCGCAGCGTCGCACTGGTGGGCGCCACACCTTTTTCCGTCAGGTTGATTCCGCCACGCAGCTCCAGCGCAGCATTGCTATCCAGATTGAAGCTGACCGTTTTCCCGGCCTTCACGCTGTGCTGTTCCCCTTTATCCAGCAGGGCAAGCGGGTTGATCGTGCCGCTCGACAGACCGTCAATAAACCCCGGCAGTTCTTCTTCGCTGAGGGTAAAGTTCAGGGCGTTTTGCTG
It encodes:
- a CDS encoding type III secretion system chaperone; the encoded protein is MTPTQQHITRLLRHYGALSRTQLGLQDGICALREPDGQEAVVLEVPASSGVLLLHSDVMRFQGEVSTAVYQFMLMLNFEMAAMKGCWLALDENATLRLCTQHTAESLDEPSFTALLPAFISQAKETRLLIRGLLPRFMAA
- a CDS encoding GntR family transcriptional regulator — protein: MNYPIGQINHSYLGSSVYTMLREALITGQLKPDDRLRIRELAAQVGTSVTPVRDAILQLAKEQALVLKTPRDIRVPQLTEAQFIEIRTLRLALEGTGAEQAAAHITPKMLEQIEENIRQNRLAIDEKNLREALRLNSEFHLFLAQAARMPLLTQFIGSLWMRTGPLIAQAYAHFSVQMAIEHHEEVFVALQQHNASAARQAIQSDILDGSETMLAFIAIDQ